Part of the Lolium rigidum isolate FL_2022 chromosome 6, APGP_CSIRO_Lrig_0.1, whole genome shotgun sequence genome, CACTGCAATTTTATAATGGCAACATGTTCTTGACAAAGCATCTGACCTCATGTATTTTCTGGAGAAAGGTGGGACAAAGTCACCATGCGGGGCTGACATACAAGTGATGGGCGGTGAAGCCGCGCTCAGATTTCTGGAATGATTTTCTAGTGTGATCGATGATTTCATAAAATTTCGTAGTTGATTGATACCGCCTTCACGAAGTAAGAATATTGTTTCCTAATTAATTAGTATCATATGCATTTGAGATCTTTCCTAATTGATTGATACCATATGCTGCCTGGGCTTGGCTTCGCCCTGCACCCGTGCAAACATTGCGTCATTAGCATAAAAAATCTTGATTAACTAGCTGCTtacttgattcaaaggatttgctaAGAAAATTTGTAGGATTAAATTCAATATAATTTTTTCCTATGATGGCTGATTGATTTGTAGGATTGATTTTCATTAAAAAAAAATTCTACGCAATCCCTTGCACATATTTAATTGAAAATCTAACATCCATTCGTATCATTTTGTTGAAAATCCTTAGATGTTTTTGTGGTGGAATCAAACAAATTTTAGATGATATGAATTCCTGTAGGATTATTGCAATCCTATATTTTTCTTGTTTCTATATTTTTCCCGGCATGTGAATCAAATAGATCCTTATTATTTTCATAAAAGCTAGATGGGCAGAGCCCATTTTCTAGGAAAAAGATTTACGTGTCGGCATCAGAGCGGGACTCCTCACATGCCGTATCTCGGTTGGTTTTTTCTTGCTGGAGATAATGCTCCAGGGAAATCGGCTAGGAGTATGATTGCCACGTTCTCGGTCAGGTATTGTTACATCATTGTTGCAGTGCAGTGTCCAACCCTCGCTCCACTTCAAGAAACAGGACAGTGGCGTCGTTCTCCGAGTATAGTCACTGACATCGCAATCCCTCATCGGAGGACGGAGGTGCAATTCAATGGAGGGGAGCAGCAGCGGCAAGCACTTCATCCTGGTCCACGGCCTCTGCCACGGCGCCTGGTGCTGGTACAAGCTGGTGCCGATGCTGCGCGCCGCGGGGCACCGCGTCACGGCGCTCGACCTCGCCGCGTCCGGCGCGCACCCGGCGCGCATGGACGAGGTGGCGTCCTTCGAGGACTACTCGCGCCCGCTGCTCGACGCCGTGGCCGGCGCAGGCGAGGACGAGAGGCTGGTCCTGGTCGGGCACAGCATGGGCGGGCTCGGCGTCGCGCTCGCCACGGAGAGGTTCCCGCGCAAAGTCGCCGCGGCCGTGTTCCTGACCGCCGTCATGCCGTGCGCCGGCACGCGCCTGGGTTTCACCCTGGAGGAGGTGAGCAATCGAGCAGTCAAAATTATGACTGGTCGTGATAATTATGGTGATGACGATAATTCTCGGTGAATCTTGGTAGATCTTGGGACGGATCAAACCCGATTTTTTCATGGACAGCAAGAGGATGGTTCTCAACACCGATCAAGGCCCTCGAGCTGCAGTTGTTCTTGGCCCCAAATTGTTGGCAGCTAAAATGTATGAGCGAAGCTCAGCCGAGGTAATCAACCAAATTTGGAATTTTCCGATTTAGTACACGCATAGTCCGTCACCCAGCTAGGCGAGGTGGCGTGAGCTCCAGCCAACGTCCCTTTTCTATCCCCAGATGCCTACAAACTAGATCAGCAGTTTATATAGCTCCAAAAAGCTAAAAAAAAGTTAACAAACAATTCCACCATACTCACGTCTGAGCTTTGTACTGTATGAATATTGCAAGGAAAGTCTGAGTTGTACAAACCATTTGCGTAAAATGTTGTCTTGCTGCAGTTTCTAGAGTAACAGTATAAAAAAGTTAATCTTCGGTTTACTTTAATTCTCATGGTAGAAATAAAATACATAGCGACAATTGTTAGACGTGGGCAGGCGTGTGAGAGGAGTCGAATAGGGTTTCTGGTGCCACTTGTAGGTCGCGTGGTGGGTTAGTGGTCCTCGATGGACTTGTAACTTTCGTTGTATTCCTTCTTCGAGCTTAATGAAATAATGCACGAATCTTCTGCGGGTTCTAAAAAAATATAGTGAGATGTTATGTACTTTCTAAGAAAACGGAATGTTGACAAGAATATACATTTGCTGAAAAGCTAGAACATAAGAGAAAAGGAAGATGCATCTAATATAATGTACACGGGCTAAATCTAGAAGGAAAATACTAAAAAATAGTAGTTGCATTTGCAATAGTAATGCTTTATGGACGCCACATGCATTTTAACTACCAATGTACATTTCAAAAAGTTTGAACTACGACTGAAACTACATGACAGACTTGAGAAACTACATTAGGAAAAAGTTCAGAAACCAACAAGCTATCTAAAGTAAATGCAATTAACAGGCTGAAACTACACCGTGCACTTCAGAGTATACATCCCGAAAACGTTAGAAATTAACAAGTTATATGAAGTGCATGCAACAAGCTGGAATTACATCTTGGGCTTCAAAAGGTACATCCAAAACAAGTTCGCAAATTAACAGCAATTTATAAACCTACACACAACAAGGTGAAACTAAACCGTGAACTTCAGAAACTACATTAAAAAATACTTTAGAAACTAAGAAGTTACAGAAAATACATGCAATTCCCAAGCTCGAGTATATCCCGAAATCCAGAATATTCATCCCGGAAAAGTTCAGAACCTAACAGCAATAATGCACTCGATAAACCGGAACTACATCCAGAGTTCAGAAAAATGCATCCCAATTTTTTTCCGAAACTACCAGCTAACTATGTAGTGCGCTAGATAAAACCCCAAAAATCATCATATTCATGGCTGTATCTATAGAACGTTCAGAAGACAGGTTTTGGAAACTACATCCTTCCATCATCAGAAGATTAATTATGCTAAATCTTCAGGGCTACATCTAGAAACTACGAACTACGTCCACCACACAAATCTTCACTCCCATATCACCTTACCTACACATCCAAAAATCAGTACCCAGCACATACATAGCAGCGACGACTTATTAATTTATTCTATTCGACTTTAAGTAAACAATTGTAAACTAATCAACAACGCTGACGGTGGTTATGCAGGATCTGGCGCTGGCCACTATGCTGATGAGAGTAGGCAGACAGTTCGTGGACGACCCTATCATGCAGGACAAGACGCTACTCACCGAGGCCAACTACGGGTCAGTGAAGAAGGTGTTTGTGGTAGTCAAGGCTGACGCTTGCATGTCCGAGGAGATGCAGCGCTGGATGGTGGACCAGAGCCCCGGCACggaatccgaggagatcgccagaGCCGACCACATGGCCATGTGCTCCAGACCCAAGGAGCTCTGCGATGTTCTGCTCAGGATCGCCGGCAAGTATAGCTGAGAATGAATTGTTGCCTCGACGCTCATGTGCACATGGTACTTTCCgcatattaattgactttaatatagatgtatctagaactaaaatatggtgGACCAGAGCCCCGGCACggaatccgaggagatcgccataGCCGACCACATGGCCATGTGCTCCAGACCCAAGGAGCTCTGCGATGTTCTGCTCAGGATCGCCGGCAAGTATAGCTGAGAATGAATTGTTGCCTCGACGGTCAACatagattcatattaattgacttcaatatagatgtatctagaactaaaatatgtctagatacatctatattagagtcaattagtaTGAACTGGAGGAAGTACTATACCTTGTATTCATTGACCGAGAATTTTAAGATATTGGGGTTCCATTTTCAAATTGAATGAGAGATTGGATTCTGTACCGTATATATATCGTGCTGCCGGCCGGCTTAGATCTTTCGGAGCGGCATCTAGATCGGATTTTATCACTGGAACCTTAGGCCTCCTTTAATTCAAAGAAtaggaaaaatatataaatagaaAAAATATAGCATTGAGATGTTATGTCTAGTTGAATCATATGGAAAGATAAGTTCTGTTCGATTGTATCAAAGAAATTTACCAAGATGTATGATCTCAAGTTTTTttctataggatttgcactacaagatttctaCAGAAATAATTCCTATGGGATATGCTCCTATGAATCAAGCAAGCAGTGTAGGAATTTTTTTcataggatctaaatcctacacaattcttatacagtcctatgaatcaaaggagcccttagccGCCTCATGTACACCATAGGAAATGACTTTGAGTAAGTACAACTTACATATAGAGCACAATCTTAGGGCAAAAGCAACCATGGTCAGTTGAGGATCACCAAGTCTTCCATGTAACGTTCGGTAGATTACGATCAAATACTCTATCATCAGTAATTTATATATTTGGTTTTTAGGTCGGATAAATTTATGACCATATATACCGTATGAATATGTTGCAGGAACTTATTTGCATTTAATTTTTTGTGCGCGTGGATAACCAGTACCTTCCTAGAGTTTcgacaatttttttttggaagcATCCCGACCATCAATGATCCATATGGACATTATTTTGTTAACAATAATTGGTATCTTTCATAGTTCATGTGTCAAAAAGATTCAGTACATATATCAACCACTTGTAAATAGAAAAAGAAGCCATAATACGAGCCCGATACATCAACAAGCAATTTTACTAACAGCTCGCTAGCCTACAACCAATTTTAAATAGCTGCACCTAATATTCATGGCGATTAGACCACATACGGATTGAATGCCTAAAATAACCTGCAAAAATatgtagtttttgttttgttaaataAAAAATAATTCCGTGTGATCCGTATAGCCTAAATTAAAGCATAAGCTACTCAAATCTTAACTTCATCCTTCTTATTAGTCACATGCAACTTATCAAACGATTTCATTATATTAGTTGGTGGAGGTGATATATTAGAAGGTCATATGAATAATTCACCAAACTATTTTGGCCGAAGAACAAGGTGTTGAATTGTTTCATCTTTATTACAAAAACAACACTTCATATTACCTTGCCAGTTTCTTTTAGCTAAAGTGCCCTTTGTTAGAATGACTTTGCAAATTTTCAGAGGGCACTTTCATGCATTGTAACGAACAATGTACGACGGAAACTCACAAGTCTTATCTCTTGATTCTTGTAGGTCGTCAGTTTCCTGATAAGGCAATTGATCTGATTGACTAGGCATGTGCTACCACAAGAATGTGTGCCACAAATAAAATAAAACGAACAAGGAGACTGCTATGGCACAAACTCAAATGAAAAAGAAATTGAAGACAACACGGGAAGTAGTTGTTTATCCAAACCATATTGCACAAGTATGCACCCATAATCAAATTTGTGTGAATATTATGTATTTTTTCCCAATCATATGTTTTTATTTTCCTACTTAATTAAAGGTTGTGACCAAGAAGAAAAGAGCAAGTTAATACACTTGGCAGATAGGTTGTGCAAGCGAGTTATTGGCCAAGATAAAGTTGTGAACCTGTTTGCGCAAGACGTATTACGTTCCAGGGCTGGCCTTGATCAATCAACctgtggttgggtggttaggagggcagtggcacccccagcccaccagagttcaaacctcaggtttgacactttggtgtctcattaaaaaggaggaatatttttcagtgggagacggcgttcccgtcgatagcgatgcgcctgtggtgacttcatcaatctcaagacccgtcgatgaagtttcttggacgcagtctctcggaggtgctcataggggtagggtgtacgtgcgtgcattcataggggtgagtgtatgtgcgtatatgtgagcgtctacgtttgtaccgtgtttcgcaaaaaaaaaaggctgGCCTTGATCAATCTTGTCAACCCATTAGATCTTTTCTCTTTTTGGGCTTAACTGGTGTTGGGAAGACGGAGCTTGCAAAATCCCTTGCCGAGCACTGGTTTGACAGTGAGAAGATGTTGGTTTGTTTTGACATGTTAGAATATGTTGGAGTTAGTTATGTGTTGCATCTCACCGGGGCACCTCCAAGGTTTGAATACATACTTTTTTCAACATTCATCATCATACATTTTTTTATTATGAATCTTAATATTTATTTTAACTATGACATCGTATAGCACTATCGGCCATGAAAATGGTGGGCATCTAACCAAAAAAATCAGGAGGCACCCATGTAGTGTCATCCTTTTTTGACGAGGTGGAGAAGGCGCATCTTTCGGTGTTCAATGTTTTTCTGCAACTCATGGATGATGGTATGCTGAGTGATGGCTTGGGCCGGACTATCGATATCAAGAACACCTTCATCATCATGACCTCGAATCTAGGAGCAAAACACCTGATGTCAACAATGACCAACACAAAGATAATAAAAGTTGCACAGAACCTCCTTATGAAGTAGGATAATGAATCTTAGATTGCTCCAATAATGAAAAGTTCATGGTACAAAGTTTCCTTATGACTATCTTACATACTATTTTTGCAGGTTAAAAAGCACTTTAGGCCCGAGTTCCTCAACTGGTTGAGTGAGATTGTGATATGTGAGACTCTTCCGCCGGACTAGTTGAAAAATATTGTTAAAATTCATATAAACAAGGCCGTTGCTAGGGTTGCTTGCAAGGGCATCACTTTGGTTGCAAGCGATGCTGCAGTGGATGTGATTTTATCAAAATCATACAAGCCAGTAAGCATATATTCAGTCTATCTAATTTACTCAAGATAGTACTCTCATTTAATTTCGTGAGTACCGTAGAGTATCTAGTTTGTGCAGATAGCTATCTCATTTCTTGAACAACCAGAGCTATCTAGTTTAGAACACTATCTCGATGATCACTTCATGGAAGATCGTTTACTTAATTGAGTTCCCTAGGAAGGGAAATGCAGGTTCTCCGTAGGGAATTGCTATGCGGATGATGCGGCGGTTGTTGTTGATAGGGTTTTCCATGCGCCCATTCCCCTGTTTCTGAACTATGCCTTCCTTCTGAGCAAGCGACTGAATTTGTGACTTCAGGGAAGCAGCACCAATACGTCCTCATGAGTGCACGACATTTGTCTCTTCAGCCTCTTCCAGTCCTTTCTTGATTTAGTGCTATGGTTTTCCTGTGTGAGTTGACCTCGGTCCTAGGGTTCTTGATTTAAATTGCTACATGCATGAACTCCTGATTGATTCTTGACTTTTTATAGGCTTAACACTTGATCTGGTCTTGGTAACTTCCAATTGGTGCAAAAATGAACCGTGGTTGTGTCTTCACAGCTAGCAGTTAATTTCGTCTCCAGATTTTCTGGTAGTAGATATTTACGGTCACattggtactcatagaaggttatTAGGAGTTCTCAAGGTTCAGTCATTTTTTTCATCGATTTACTTGGATCATAGAAGTGTAGAACTAATAAAATCCCTATGTTTTATTTACTTGCATGCATACTTTCTCCGTCCGCGAATAAGTATATGTCTTCCCTTTTTACAAGTCAAACATTAAATTTGATTAAAAAAGCCATTACACAAAAAGTAACATAAGTgacataaaattattttattactgAACTATATGTCAAGATGAATATAGCAATACTAATTTAGTGTAACAAATGTTTCTACTTTTTTCTAGAGAGTTGATACAAGTTAATAAAATTTGACTTAAGACATGTAAAAACAACACCTAttcgtggacggagggagtacatgcttTTTAGTTAATCTCTCACATGATCTGTGTTGGCATCGATCATGGCTTACTGCGAAAATCCCGCCAAACGATGCACCAAGAATtgacaaagatttttttt contains:
- the LOC124667602 gene encoding probable esterase PIR7A, with protein sequence MEGSSSGKHFILVHGLCHGAWCWYKLVPMLRAAGHRVTALDLAASGAHPARMDEVASFEDYSRPLLDAVAGAGEDERLVLVGHSMGGLGVALATERFPRKVAAAVFLTAVMPCAGTRLGFTLEEILGRIKPDFFMDSKRMVLNTDQGPRAAVVLGPKLLAAKMYERSSAEDLALATMLMRVGRQFVDDPIMQDKTLLTEANYGSVKKVFVVVKADACMSEEMQRWMVDQSPGTESEEIARADHMAMCSRPKELCDVLLRIAGKYS